One Sulfolobus sp. S-194 DNA segment encodes these proteins:
- a CDS encoding carboxypeptidase M32, protein MPFENIKELVEEYKKIWSLNYALSLMSWDRETYMPPADAMVRGEVTGVFSELIKEEYLKINNLVQKYQGKENLPDEEKGFIRVLNREIKYYVKVPIEIIKELDKIISEALIVWRTAKNEGNFSKFKPYLEKIVDLERKIADYLGYEKHPYNALLDLYEEGFTVDDGDRIFNTLLPNLKDILDKVREKDYYPAFHPLESVAYEIKDMEKVNREILKLLKMPEDSFRMDVSAHPFTIRISGNDVRITTRYEGKDFKETIYSVIHESGHAIYELLIDKSLEMTPLAQGASTGIHESQSRFWENIIGRSREFINLIFPILKNNLSFLKNYDEEEIHRYVNTVRPSLIRVDADEVTYNFHIALRYEIEKKLLNEEIKVEELPEIWNDFMEKYLGIKPKNDGEGVLQDIHWSQGSIGYFPTYTLGNVVAGMIYSSYMNLKDNISQGNFDSVKSWLREKICKYGATYSPKELLMKAFGKTYDPNDLLKYLREKYLSI, encoded by the coding sequence ATGCCTTTTGAGAACATAAAAGAGCTCGTTGAAGAATATAAAAAAATTTGGAGTTTAAATTACGCTTTAAGTTTGATGAGTTGGGATAGGGAAACCTACATGCCCCCAGCTGACGCTATGGTTAGAGGAGAAGTTACAGGGGTATTTAGTGAATTAATTAAGGAAGAATATCTGAAGATTAACAATTTGGTTCAGAAATATCAAGGAAAAGAGAATTTACCTGATGAAGAGAAAGGTTTCATTAGAGTACTAAATAGGGAGATTAAGTATTATGTTAAAGTACCTATAGAGATAATTAAGGAGCTAGACAAGATAATATCCGAGGCTTTAATAGTTTGGAGAACTGCAAAGAATGAAGGAAATTTCAGTAAGTTTAAACCCTATCTAGAGAAAATTGTAGATTTGGAGAGAAAAATTGCTGACTATTTAGGATATGAAAAACACCCCTACAATGCACTTTTAGATTTATATGAAGAGGGATTTACGGTTGATGATGGTGATAGGATATTTAACACACTACTCCCTAATCTAAAGGATATACTAGATAAGGTAAGAGAAAAGGACTATTATCCAGCTTTTCATCCACTAGAAAGTGTTGCATATGAAATTAAAGATATGGAAAAAGTAAATAGGGAAATTCTAAAATTACTAAAAATGCCCGAAGACTCCTTTAGAATGGATGTTTCAGCTCATCCTTTCACGATTAGAATTTCTGGAAATGATGTGAGAATAACTACTAGATATGAAGGAAAGGACTTTAAGGAGACAATTTACTCCGTTATTCATGAGAGTGGACACGCTATTTATGAGTTGCTCATTGATAAAAGTCTTGAAATGACTCCACTAGCCCAAGGTGCATCTACCGGAATTCATGAGTCTCAATCTAGATTTTGGGAGAATATAATTGGAAGAAGTAGGGAGTTTATTAATCTTATCTTTCCGATTTTGAAAAATAACCTTTCATTTTTGAAGAATTATGATGAAGAAGAGATACACAGGTATGTAAATACTGTTAGGCCAAGTTTGATTAGAGTAGACGCTGACGAAGTAACTTATAATTTTCATATAGCGTTAAGATATGAAATTGAGAAGAAGCTACTGAACGAGGAGATTAAAGTTGAGGAATTACCAGAGATATGGAACGATTTCATGGAAAAATACTTAGGGATTAAACCAAAAAATGATGGTGAAGGTGTTTTACAAGATATTCATTGGTCTCAAGGATCTATAGGTTACTTCCCCACATACACTTTAGGCAATGTAGTAGCCGGAATGATATACTCCTCTTATATGAACTTGAAAGATAATATATCACAAGGAAATTTTGATAGTGTTAAATCATGGTTACGTGAAAAAATCTGTAAGTATGGTGCTACTTATTCTCCAAAAGAGTTGCTTATGAAAGCTTTTGGAAAAACTTATGATCCTAATGATCTGCTTAAGTATTTAAGAGAGAAGTATCTAAGCATTTGA
- a CDS encoding ABC transporter permease, with protein MKSSYLLYISIILLILGLIISFISIESKQITLFYYNESNIAYPPPGWQEYYWSVLVYGNPNATIVTFNETIFLRDITIYQFNTTTKYVYIIHGYIQPYAYLSPFSLFLVLTASFIGFKGTTLFFQSRILGEELTKGYAVGGSLHRYALKRFSSFLISIILVITVVIILESLHGRNIIRTIYDMSLFNLGNSSYFGVSVTSLVLTALAYTSLLLGISFALTVYLSAFLSIYSLTNKKLRNIIDKWKYIGTALASWVLSIIVVYLFHFFLNIFPYGIPKENILPYLFMPLISLFFPYVGIFSNRLLSNVKSIPANYKGLKETILIYRHLLGNVTVVMLSSISSAFIEMLLAEMLVEGIFLWPGLGELLKIAIFHGDYKIVEGVMVLYSTIALLSNLITDIIYGVLDPRVTR; from the coding sequence GTGAAAAGCTCATATTTACTTTATATTTCTATAATTCTCTTAATATTAGGTTTAATTATTTCGTTCATTTCGATAGAATCTAAACAAATTACGCTTTTTTATTATAATGAGAGTAATATTGCTTATCCACCACCAGGATGGCAAGAATATTATTGGAGTGTGTTAGTATATGGAAATCCGAATGCTACAATAGTTACCTTCAATGAAACTATATTTCTAAGGGATATTACAATATACCAATTTAATACGACGACAAAATACGTGTATATTATACATGGTTATATTCAACCGTATGCATATCTTTCTCCATTTTCCCTATTTTTAGTATTAACAGCCTCATTTATTGGATTTAAAGGAACAACTTTATTCTTTCAATCAAGAATACTAGGGGAAGAACTAACAAAGGGTTACGCTGTAGGAGGTTCTTTACATAGGTACGCACTTAAAAGATTTTCTAGCTTTTTAATCTCTATCATTCTAGTAATAACTGTAGTTATTATACTTGAATCACTTCATGGAAGAAATATAATAAGGACGATTTATGACATGAGTTTATTTAATCTAGGTAACAGCTCATATTTTGGAGTTTCAGTGACTAGCCTAGTTTTAACTGCCTTAGCATATACATCTTTACTTCTAGGAATCTCCTTTGCACTAACTGTATATTTAAGTGCATTTCTTTCAATTTATAGTTTGACCAATAAGAAGCTAAGAAATATTATCGATAAATGGAAATATATTGGTACTGCATTAGCATCATGGGTATTATCGATAATAGTAGTTTACCTTTTCCACTTCTTCCTTAACATCTTCCCTTATGGTATTCCGAAAGAGAATATACTCCCGTACTTATTCATGCCACTTATATCCTTATTCTTTCCCTATGTAGGAATATTTAGCAATAGGCTTCTATCTAATGTAAAAAGTATTCCAGCTAATTACAAGGGATTAAAAGAAACCATTCTAATTTATAGGCATTTACTAGGTAATGTGACTGTAGTTATGCTTTCATCAATATCCTCAGCATTTATTGAGATGTTACTTGCTGAAATGCTCGTTGAAGGAATATTCTTATGGCCAGGTTTAGGTGAGTTATTAAAAATCGCCATATTTCATGGAGATTACAAAATAGTAGAAGGAGTAATGGTACTATATTCTACCATTGCTCTGTTATCTAATCTGATAACTGATATTATTTATGGCGTTCTCGATCCAAGGGTGACTAGATAA
- a CDS encoding peptide ABC transporter permease, which produces MIRLYVLLGILISIVGSSIFFDFYQLPKGKPLTPPNPEYPLGTYINGENMVNVNAVAIVNTLIFGSIVGTLETLLSVTYGVVAGILGGKVRTIMVRVADSINSIPRLPFLLSIVLFYGIPTGTSLKANFFVTAIIVALTGWPLFARQIAEVIYTQSIGKSLRIIVKRIPIRIGFHVLGVKQNIQLIIPSAIDGISTYTAMGVIGGVGDPRYPTLTTLLNTASHLIPDWWLFLIPAIFRGVILILLQLLADEIRRV; this is translated from the coding sequence ATGATCAGACTCTATGTATTATTAGGAATACTAATTTCTATTGTAGGTTCAAGTATATTCTTTGATTTTTATCAATTACCTAAAGGGAAACCATTAACACCACCTAATCCCGAATACCCTTTAGGTACTTACATAAATGGAGAAAATATGGTAAATGTGAATGCGGTTGCAATAGTCAATACATTAATATTCGGTAGCATAGTTGGCACGCTTGAGACATTATTATCAGTAACTTATGGTGTTGTTGCAGGAATATTGGGAGGGAAAGTAAGAACTATTATGGTTAGGGTTGCTGACTCTATAAATTCTATACCTAGATTACCGTTCTTACTTTCAATAGTATTATTTTACGGTATACCTACTGGAACATCACTAAAAGCAAATTTTTTCGTAACCGCTATAATAGTTGCCTTAACTGGTTGGCCTCTTTTTGCTAGACAAATTGCTGAAGTAATTTATACTCAGTCCATTGGGAAATCGTTGAGGATAATAGTTAAAAGGATTCCAATAAGAATAGGTTTTCACGTTTTGGGAGTAAAGCAAAATATTCAATTAATTATACCTTCAGCTATAGACGGAATATCTACTTATACAGCTATGGGTGTTATTGGAGGTGTTGGTGATCCAAGATATCCGACTCTGACTACATTACTTAATACGGCATCACACTTGATTCCGGACTGGTGGTTGTTTCTCATACCAGCAATATTTAGGGGTGTTATACTTATCCTACTTCAATTATTAGCCGATGAAATAAGGAGGGTTTAA
- a CDS encoding ATP-binding cassette domain-containing protein: MLKYECLSVKGKLNCFSLEIKEDTGILGQRDSGKEEIINVTFKLTKDFSGRILLDDIDITRYNEEIYWTKISVIFYDPMKLFNPIYDIASHFIELGISHGIENEEAILETAEEILKILGMKKEVIFSYPNQLKPLELKKIALALASFLEPEYIFIDDIEYNLSTLEIELLINSILDLKETFNMKLIVFDNDPAVISRLVDYVVVLYRGEIVEEGYNVIEYPYHPYTIDLIRGELKEKNLIGKGCIYSGNCRFSTFNCKNITPKLVDLGGRKLKCLGFPW, from the coding sequence ATGTTGAAGTACGAATGTTTAAGTGTAAAAGGAAAGTTAAACTGTTTCTCACTCGAGATTAAAGAAGATACTGGAATATTAGGGCAAAGGGATAGTGGTAAGGAAGAAATAATAAATGTTACTTTTAAGTTGACGAAAGATTTTAGTGGACGAATTCTCTTAGATGATATAGATATTACAAGATATAATGAAGAGATATACTGGACTAAAATTTCTGTTATATTTTATGATCCAATGAAATTATTTAATCCAATCTACGATATAGCATCACACTTTATTGAACTTGGGATAAGTCATGGAATTGAAAATGAAGAAGCTATTCTAGAGACTGCTGAAGAGATTCTAAAAATATTGGGTATGAAGAAAGAGGTAATCTTCTCTTATCCGAATCAGTTAAAACCATTAGAATTAAAGAAGATAGCATTAGCATTAGCTTCATTTCTTGAACCAGAATATATCTTCATAGACGATATTGAATATAATTTGAGTACTTTAGAGATAGAACTTCTAATTAACTCTATTTTGGATTTAAAAGAGACATTTAATATGAAACTTATTGTTTTTGATAATGATCCTGCAGTAATATCTAGATTGGTTGACTATGTTGTAGTTCTTTATAGGGGTGAAATAGTAGAAGAGGGATACAATGTGATTGAATATCCTTATCATCCATACACAATAGATTTAATTAGAGGTGAATTAAAAGAAAAAAACCTAATTGGGAAAGGATGTATATATAGCGGAAATTGTAGGTTTTCAACTTTTAATTGTAAAAACATTACTCCAAAGCTAGTTGATCTAGGAGGTAGAAAATTAAAATGTTTGGGATTCCCATGGTAA
- a CDS encoding MFS transporter: MTENRNSLILASIILVLMTVSARSVNNMVTTTVPLLGKYILSLPDSVVGLLSTVMFAFTFLSTSYLNPRLNAQFRRKVFIASNLIIALSLVLFSYSNVLTIWIISALAGLVFGFIMPNLVTAASLTKDKRSAERLLSLYSTSLSLSLIIGPALESYLLTMFNYRQIFLWFLPLAILGTIVSFNIKFPDVKREESGISVLKNKGLIASILSITTYNVPFAAFTTFLAILAKERFDLSNFQAYSVFLPFYIISFLTRLSMTIRPFRDLRMPLLVSILITIMGLIGILYAPSYAMFLVVIALLGIPHGSIFPMSTIMISRATRIEERNAVNSYFLAYNNILFLLIPAIVGFIAIFIGLTLAITLLVIPVVLSAVLFFKMFWNDEITR, encoded by the coding sequence ATGACTGAGAATAGAAATAGCTTGATCTTAGCTTCGATTATTTTAGTCCTTATGACAGTATCAGCGAGATCAGTAAACAACATGGTAACTACAACTGTACCCCTTTTAGGAAAATACATTCTCTCCTTGCCAGATTCTGTTGTAGGACTTTTGTCCACGGTCATGTTTGCCTTCACTTTTCTTTCAACATCTTATCTCAATCCTAGATTAAACGCACAATTTAGAAGAAAAGTGTTTATAGCATCTAACTTAATAATAGCACTTTCACTGGTCTTATTTAGTTACTCAAACGTTCTAACTATCTGGATAATTTCAGCACTAGCAGGTTTAGTTTTTGGCTTTATAATGCCAAACTTAGTTACAGCAGCTAGTTTAACAAAAGATAAGAGATCAGCAGAGAGATTATTATCACTATACTCTACGAGTTTAAGCCTAAGTTTAATCATAGGTCCCGCTTTGGAGTCTTACTTGTTAACAATGTTTAACTATAGACAAATTTTCCTTTGGTTCTTACCATTAGCTATTCTAGGAACCATAGTTTCCTTTAACATAAAATTCCCTGATGTAAAAAGGGAAGAATCTGGGATTTCTGTGCTTAAAAATAAGGGGTTAATTGCATCTATCTTATCAATAACTACCTATAATGTACCATTTGCAGCATTTACAACGTTCTTAGCAATTTTGGCAAAAGAAAGGTTCGACTTATCCAACTTTCAAGCTTACTCAGTCTTTCTACCTTTCTATATTATATCATTTTTAACTAGGTTATCAATGACTATAAGACCATTTAGGGATTTAAGAATGCCTTTGTTAGTTTCAATACTTATTACCATAATGGGTCTAATAGGAATATTATATGCTCCTTCATATGCAATGTTTCTAGTTGTGATAGCACTATTAGGAATTCCTCACGGCTCAATATTCCCAATGTCGACAATAATGATAAGTAGGGCAACAAGGATAGAAGAAAGAAATGCAGTAAACTCCTACTTCTTAGCTTATAACAATATATTATTCCTTTTAATTCCAGCTATTGTGGGTTTTATAGCAATCTTTATAGGATTAACCTTAGCTATTACTTTATTAGTAATCCCCGTGGTTTTGTCAGCAGTGCTTTTCTTTAAGATGTTTTGGAATGACGAGATCACAAGATAA
- a CDS encoding carbonic anhydrase: protein MLSEYLDEEIKRREDYSLRRLKGIPNDRRLWVLTCMDERVHIEEVLGIKPEDAHIYRNAGGIVTDDAIRSAALTTNFFGTKEIIIVTHTDCGMLRFTGDEVAKYFLDKGIKVSELQIDPLLPSLKLSSDTDFIKWFKFFKDLGTNSPDDIALKNAEILRNHPLIPKNVTISTYVYEVETHRLRKPHQRIYEITSRFEHGTVVKE, encoded by the coding sequence GTGCTCTCAGAATATCTTGATGAGGAGATTAAAAGAAGAGAGGATTATAGTTTAAGGAGGTTAAAAGGAATTCCAAATGACAGAAGGCTGTGGGTATTGACTTGTATGGATGAACGAGTTCATATAGAGGAGGTTTTGGGTATTAAGCCAGAAGATGCACACATTTATAGGAATGCTGGTGGAATAGTTACTGATGATGCAATAAGATCTGCTGCATTAACCACTAATTTCTTCGGAACTAAAGAGATAATAATTGTAACCCACACAGATTGCGGAATGTTAAGGTTTACTGGAGATGAGGTAGCTAAGTACTTCTTAGATAAGGGAATTAAGGTAAGTGAACTTCAGATAGATCCCTTATTACCTTCACTGAAATTGAGCAGCGATACTGATTTTATTAAATGGTTTAAATTCTTTAAAGACCTAGGAACTAATAGTCCAGATGATATAGCACTAAAGAACGCTGAGATACTTAGGAATCATCCCTTAATTCCTAAAAATGTGACAATTAGTACTTATGTATATGAAGTTGAGACTCATAGGTTGAGGAAACCTCATCAAAGGATTTACGAGATAACTTCTAGATTTGAGCACGGAACAGTAGTTAAGGAATAA
- a CDS encoding type II toxin-antitoxin system VapC family toxin, whose protein sequence is MAVVDASVVIKWFVNENYSKEALILKEAYVKGLEDLLAPCILPFEVLNGLKYTYSLGEKELEEVGKILSDFQITLYGFENILDEMVSLSLRYGITIYDAAYIALGKVLNEKVYTADERLIRKVKELPFVIHIKDYK, encoded by the coding sequence TTGGCAGTTGTAGATGCTTCAGTTGTAATAAAATGGTTTGTTAATGAGAATTATAGTAAAGAAGCGTTAATTCTTAAGGAGGCATATGTGAAAGGCTTAGAGGATTTACTAGCACCTTGTATTCTTCCCTTTGAAGTGCTAAACGGGTTAAAGTATACTTATAGTCTGGGAGAAAAGGAACTGGAAGAGGTAGGGAAAATTTTATCCGATTTTCAGATAACGCTTTACGGATTCGAAAATATATTGGACGAAATGGTTTCCTTATCTCTTAGATACGGTATAACAATATATGATGCAGCATATATAGCATTGGGTAAGGTTCTCAACGAGAAAGTTTATACTGCTGATGAAAGACTTATTAGAAAAGTCAAAGAATTACCTTTCGTAATTCATATAAAGGACTATAAATAA
- a CDS encoding iron-containing alcohol dehydrogenase, which produces MFKLQYPKTQVIYGNDALEWLSNVESKKVAIVTTRSLLNSKLLSKISSLIKGDVMEGPRQHTPEDDVNKLAKVLSNYDTVIGLGGGSIIDGIKIIFQGYYIAIPTTLAGAEHTQFGGFTSEGLKRSKPGKDIDLVILDPRATLETPKWLLIASGVRAIDHAIEALYSEDSNPFTDSLAIEGFKKLITCLRDVDSLENRGLCQIGTWLSSLTMRYVRMGLSHVFGYVYGPRYNIPHGITSCISLPYAIKLNYNIAKNKLREIETNDTPLYEFMERFLIELGIRKKLGEYTKLEDALKYVDVFVNLVNNSGNPIKIDTETAKKFIKEVY; this is translated from the coding sequence GTGTTTAAATTACAATATCCTAAAACTCAAGTTATATATGGTAATGATGCTCTTGAATGGTTAAGTAATGTGGAGAGTAAAAAAGTAGCAATTGTTACAACTAGAAGTTTATTGAATAGTAAATTGTTATCAAAAATATCGAGCTTAATTAAAGGTGATGTTATGGAAGGACCAAGACAACATACACCAGAAGATGATGTAAATAAATTAGCCAAAGTTCTCTCTAATTACGATACTGTTATAGGTTTGGGTGGTGGTAGCATTATTGATGGTATAAAAATAATCTTCCAAGGCTATTACATAGCAATACCCACAACACTTGCTGGAGCAGAACATACACAATTTGGTGGTTTTACATCTGAAGGGTTAAAGAGAAGTAAGCCAGGAAAAGACATAGATTTAGTAATATTAGATCCAAGAGCTACACTTGAAACACCTAAATGGTTACTTATAGCAAGTGGAGTGAGGGCAATAGACCACGCAATAGAAGCGTTATATTCCGAGGATTCAAATCCTTTTACAGATTCATTAGCAATTGAAGGATTTAAAAAGTTGATAACATGTTTAAGAGATGTAGATTCCCTCGAGAATAGGGGATTATGTCAAATAGGCACATGGTTATCATCCTTGACAATGAGATATGTAAGGATGGGGTTAAGTCATGTTTTTGGATATGTATATGGTCCAAGATATAATATTCCTCATGGTATCACGTCCTGTATTTCACTTCCTTATGCAATAAAGTTAAACTATAATATTGCTAAAAATAAGTTACGAGAAATCGAAACTAATGATACTCCATTATACGAATTTATGGAAAGATTTCTGATAGAACTTGGTATAAGAAAAAAATTAGGTGAGTATACTAAGTTAGAAGATGCCTTAAAGTATGTTGATGTTTTCGTCAATTTAGTTAATAACAGCGGTAATCCCATTAAAATTGATACTGAAACAGCTAAGAAATTCATTAAAGAGGTTTATTAA
- a CDS encoding heme-binding protein — translation MNIINKLGISDEIADSIMNEAVKKAKKLGIKVSIAIVDEGGELKAFKRMDGAPILTIQIAIDKAWTSVSFGIPTHEWYSMLKDNPPLAMGFPKVPRLIIFGGGFPIIYKGQVIGGIGVSGGTAEQDMEIAQYALRIIPKE, via the coding sequence ATGAATATAATTAATAAACTTGGTATTTCAGATGAAATAGCAGATTCTATTATGAATGAAGCTGTAAAAAAAGCAAAAAAACTGGGAATAAAAGTATCTATTGCAATTGTTGATGAGGGAGGAGAGTTAAAAGCATTTAAAAGAATGGATGGTGCACCTATTTTGACAATACAAATCGCAATTGATAAAGCCTGGACTTCTGTAAGTTTCGGGATTCCTACACATGAATGGTATAGCATGTTAAAAGATAATCCTCCGTTAGCCATGGGGTTCCCTAAAGTGCCTAGATTAATAATATTTGGAGGTGGTTTTCCGATAATATATAAAGGACAAGTAATAGGAGGTATTGGTGTTTCTGGCGGAACCGCAGAGCAAGATATGGAAATAGCTCAATATGCACTGAGAATAATACCTAAAGAATGA
- a CDS encoding VOC family protein: protein MVNKILSQLVSVEILTPKMDDTLWFFKEILGLYEVGKKGRSVYLRGWEDWYTYSLKVTESDTAGVKEIVWRTYSEQDLHDAVNIINSYGLGLGWDEGEPDMGVGRGYKFLLPSGQIGKVVWEMKTWRASGMLRSGYKARPMKKPTKGVQAKDLSHIFLFAYNDDSLAKSVELLKKLTFKVNEILKEGDHKIAYWMAVNGTAHDLAIGLDPSGVPGRLNHVTFNVDYADDLLRAADFYTDYGIEIVGGPLRHGITDSHSLYVKEPGGNVIELLHGGYINTVPDWEPVTWDTKEDENRWLFYWGHVKEAFWHGSPLPPNKISDELKEIIRQKLGAKI, encoded by the coding sequence ATGGTGAACAAGATATTATCACAACTAGTTAGTGTAGAGATTTTAACCCCTAAGATGGATGATACTTTATGGTTTTTCAAAGAGATTCTAGGACTTTATGAGGTAGGTAAGAAAGGAAGGTCTGTATATTTAAGGGGATGGGAGGACTGGTATACTTATAGCTTAAAGGTAACAGAATCAGATACTGCAGGCGTGAAAGAAATTGTTTGGAGAACCTATAGTGAACAAGATTTACATGATGCTGTTAATATAATTAATTCTTATGGTTTAGGCCTCGGCTGGGATGAAGGAGAACCCGACATGGGTGTAGGAAGAGGATATAAATTCCTATTACCAAGTGGTCAAATAGGCAAAGTAGTATGGGAAATGAAAACATGGAGAGCTTCTGGAATGTTAAGATCTGGTTATAAGGCTAGGCCAATGAAGAAACCAACTAAGGGTGTACAAGCTAAAGATCTTTCTCATATATTTCTCTTTGCATATAATGATGATTCATTAGCTAAATCAGTAGAACTATTAAAGAAGTTAACTTTCAAAGTGAATGAGATATTAAAAGAAGGAGATCATAAGATAGCATATTGGATGGCCGTTAATGGTACTGCACATGATTTAGCTATTGGTTTAGATCCTTCAGGCGTTCCAGGTAGACTAAACCATGTAACCTTTAATGTTGATTACGCTGATGACCTTTTAAGGGCAGCAGACTTTTACACAGATTATGGCATAGAAATTGTGGGTGGACCATTAAGACACGGTATAACTGATAGTCATTCACTCTACGTCAAGGAACCTGGTGGAAATGTGATCGAATTATTACATGGAGGTTATATAAATACTGTACCAGATTGGGAACCAGTGACATGGGATACGAAAGAGGATGAAAATAGGTGGTTATTCTATTGGGGACATGTCAAAGAAGCTTTCTGGCATGGCAGCCCATTACCACCAAATAAAATCAGTGATGAATTAAAGGAAATAATTAGACAAAAATTGGGTGCAAAAATTTAA
- a CDS encoding acetoacetate decarboxylase family protein, whose translation MQTRNVFNIFTLPITKSGQSQIVPPPPWIYAIEMIGVKAFFDLNRITDLIPPPLEPTDGEGFVYIAKIFTISDNRWEMLYEDPEETKYMEAAIALKVKYKDSIYTYFPFMWVDKDLPLIRGWLLGYPKKLAIIAMSEYHKLLDNYNGPAEGIKMGGYAVRNGREIIRMRITLKEKYSSPPIPFGPIVQFRRFPSVQEGTNVYELGQVISSDFRAGDIWRGDGELLLNNSINDELELFKINKIEAGYYFNWSFKQLGTKILAKL comes from the coding sequence ATGCAAACGCGGAACGTGTTTAATATATTTACGTTACCTATAACGAAATCTGGACAATCGCAAATAGTTCCACCTCCACCATGGATATATGCGATAGAAATGATAGGTGTAAAGGCCTTTTTTGATTTAAATAGAATAACAGACTTGATCCCACCTCCATTAGAACCTACGGATGGTGAGGGATTTGTATATATAGCTAAAATTTTCACGATAAGTGACAATAGATGGGAGATGTTATATGAGGACCCAGAAGAAACTAAGTATATGGAAGCTGCAATAGCCTTAAAAGTTAAATACAAGGACTCCATATACACTTATTTCCCCTTTATGTGGGTAGATAAGGATTTACCACTGATTCGCGGCTGGTTATTAGGTTATCCTAAGAAATTAGCAATTATAGCCATGTCCGAATATCATAAATTATTAGATAATTATAATGGGCCAGCTGAGGGGATAAAAATGGGTGGATATGCAGTAAGAAACGGTAGGGAAATCATTAGGATGAGGATTACGCTGAAAGAAAAGTATTCCTCACCTCCAATACCCTTCGGTCCCATAGTACAGTTTAGAAGGTTTCCTTCAGTTCAAGAAGGCACTAACGTATATGAGTTAGGTCAAGTAATTTCCTCAGATTTTAGAGCTGGTGATATATGGAGGGGAGATGGAGAGCTGCTACTGAATAATTCAATAAATGATGAACTAGAACTTTTTAAGATAAATAAAATAGAAGCCGGATACTACTTTAACTGGTCATTTAAACAATTAGGCACTAAAATTTTAGCAAAATTATGA